The Deltaproteobacteria bacterium genome includes a window with the following:
- a CDS encoding ABC transporter substrate-binding protein, whose protein sequence is MDGWKRVLVLSLVLLTAFCFAAMEVGAAEKTFKLGVLGPFTGPSAKSGNEMKDAATMALGDVDNRIGDYRVEIVYIDSQADPAKATNAYAEAIERKGVQAGILNWHTAVDTALQAVWAKYKVPHFFCMGAGKAVNDKYHSLPADQRYLIMKGWPIPQKLVVGYVECLNDAIARGRWKPKKKLAALWGEDTDWGRSLVGGLAKGLKENGWEIFTEEYFDLKKTDFYPYVNKCKKAGVVLLAGSSSGVASVSALIKQTHEIGFRGLVIADGLGWVGDWYKMTGQASNGVLDMQPQFATPKQKAWAKRFKAKYGYGPSPSAAGMAYDYGNFFIKIARRAIEEYGELTSETITKVGRNEVAEGKLTYSRAEGALMHARYGTNAASRPDPKISPNDFFFPVIQYKNGKGFTVFPEDVKQIELMVR, encoded by the coding sequence ATGGACGGCTGGAAAAGGGTTCTTGTTCTTTCTCTGGTTCTTTTGACGGCCTTTTGCTTCGCTGCCATGGAGGTTGGGGCCGCTGAGAAGACTTTCAAGCTCGGTGTGCTCGGACCTTTCACCGGGCCCAGTGCGAAGAGCGGCAATGAAATGAAGGATGCAGCGACCATGGCCCTTGGGGATGTAGACAACAGGATCGGTGACTATCGAGTGGAGATCGTCTATATCGACAGCCAGGCCGATCCTGCCAAGGCGACCAATGCCTATGCCGAGGCCATTGAGCGAAAGGGTGTACAGGCCGGCATTTTGAACTGGCATACTGCGGTCGATACCGCCCTTCAGGCTGTGTGGGCCAAGTACAAGGTGCCCCATTTTTTCTGTATGGGCGCGGGGAAGGCTGTCAATGACAAGTACCATTCCCTGCCTGCTGATCAGCGTTATCTCATCATGAAGGGATGGCCCATTCCCCAGAAGCTGGTTGTGGGCTATGTGGAATGCCTGAATGACGCGATCGCCAGGGGCCGTTGGAAGCCGAAGAAGAAGCTCGCCGCCCTTTGGGGGGAGGATACAGACTGGGGACGGAGCCTGGTCGGCGGACTGGCCAAGGGGTTGAAGGAGAACGGCTGGGAGATTTTTACGGAGGAGTATTTCGACCTCAAGAAGACCGATTTCTACCCCTACGTGAACAAGTGCAAGAAAGCCGGCGTCGTGCTCCTGGCGGGATCGAGCTCCGGTGTGGCATCGGTCTCGGCCCTCATCAAACAGACCCACGAGATAGGTTTCAGAGGCCTGGTGATTGCGGACGGGCTAGGTTGGGTCGGCGACTGGTACAAGATGACCGGCCAGGCGTCAAACGGTGTTCTCGATATGCAGCCCCAGTTTGCCACCCCTAAGCAGAAAGCATGGGCCAAGAGATTCAAGGCCAAGTACGGTTATGGCCCGAGCCCTTCTGCTGCTGGAATGGCCTATGATTACGGTAACTTCTTTATCAAGATCGCCAGGCGTGCCATCGAAGAGTACGGGGAGTTGACCAGTGAAACCATCACAAAAGTGGGCCGCAACGAGGTGGCCGAGGGGAAGCTTACCTACAGCCGGGCCGAAGGGGCCCTCATGCACGCCCGTTACGGGACGAATGCGGCAAGCAGGCCCGATCCGAAGATCAGTCCGAACGACTTTTTCTTCCCGGTGATTCAGTACAAGAACGGCAAGGGTTTCACGGTATTCCCTGAAGATGTGAAGCAGATTGAACTCATGGTGAGGTGA
- a CDS encoding ABC transporter ATP-binding protein: protein MTVLETRDVTKRFGGLVAVDRVSLHVEEGEILGLIGPNGAGKTTLLNAIAGLDPPTSGSVYFMGEETTGWLPEQMCHRGLSLTFQIPRPFPKMTVLENVMVAAVFGNKTHPVTDPVRHCRERLAFVEFPMPEDTLSETLNTVQLKRLDLARALASQPRLLLLDELASGLTEGELAELMAIIRKIRQQGVTIIMVEHIVQVIMNLCDRLAVLQFGNKIAEGPTQDVARDSRVADAYLGAE, encoded by the coding sequence ATGACGGTGCTGGAAACCAGGGATGTGACCAAGCGGTTCGGCGGGCTGGTGGCAGTGGACCGGGTCTCCCTGCACGTGGAGGAGGGGGAGATCCTGGGGCTCATCGGGCCCAACGGAGCCGGCAAGACGACTCTTCTGAACGCGATAGCGGGGCTCGATCCTCCGACTTCCGGCTCCGTCTATTTCATGGGAGAGGAGACTACCGGGTGGTTGCCTGAGCAGATGTGCCATCGGGGGCTCTCACTGACGTTTCAGATTCCCCGTCCTTTCCCCAAGATGACCGTTTTGGAAAATGTCATGGTGGCCGCTGTCTTCGGCAACAAGACTCACCCGGTGACAGACCCGGTTCGCCACTGCCGCGAACGGCTTGCGTTTGTCGAGTTTCCCATGCCCGAGGATACCCTGTCCGAGACCCTCAATACCGTGCAGCTCAAGCGGCTGGATCTGGCCCGGGCTCTTGCGAGCCAGCCCAGGCTTCTCCTCTTGGACGAGCTGGCCTCCGGTCTTACCGAGGGGGAGCTGGCAGAGCTGATGGCCATTATCCGTAAGATCCGGCAGCAGGGAGTCACCATCATAATGGTGGAGCATATCGTGCAGGTGATCATGAACCTCTGCGACCGATTGGCTGTGCTCCAGTTCGGAAACAAGATCGCCGAAGGACCGACCCAGGATGTTGCTCGGGATTCCAGGGTGGCGGATGCGTATCTGGGGGCTGAGTAG
- a CDS encoding ABC transporter ATP-binding protein, with translation MENQALLEVENLDAGYGFLQVIWEVSLDVRPGEYVCLIGPNGAGKSTTLKSIAGLLEPKEGRIIFKGEPIDGLPGDRVCRKGISYISEELNLFTGMTVQENLAMGAYAVRDKRKIAQSLDFVFGLFPPLKERERQLAGTMSGGERKMLAIARGLMSAPSLLLVDEPSLGLAPQLTAAVFRALDVLKKEGVTILLVEQNVTKTLQVTDRGYVLEKGKIVLRGRSSDLARDDHVRKVYLGI, from the coding sequence ATGGAGAATCAAGCGCTACTGGAGGTCGAAAACCTCGATGCGGGTTACGGTTTCCTGCAGGTCATCTGGGAGGTCTCTCTCGATGTCAGACCAGGAGAGTACGTCTGCCTGATAGGGCCCAATGGAGCGGGAAAGAGTACGACCCTCAAATCGATAGCGGGTCTGCTCGAACCTAAAGAGGGAAGAATCATCTTCAAGGGCGAACCTATCGACGGGCTTCCCGGAGACAGGGTGTGCAGGAAGGGGATAAGCTATATTTCCGAGGAGCTGAACCTCTTTACCGGCATGACCGTGCAGGAGAACCTCGCCATGGGGGCCTATGCGGTAAGGGACAAGAGGAAGATCGCCCAGAGCCTCGATTTTGTTTTCGGGCTCTTTCCTCCCCTGAAGGAGCGGGAACGACAACTTGCCGGGACCATGAGCGGGGGGGAGCGGAAAATGCTGGCAATCGCCCGCGGGTTGATGTCGGCCCCCTCGCTCCTCTTGGTCGACGAGCCTTCCTTGGGGTTGGCACCTCAGCTGACTGCGGCGGTCTTTCGGGCCCTGGATGTTCTCAAGAAAGAAGGGGTCACGATCCTTTTGGTCGAGCAGAACGTCACCAAGACTCTCCAGGTCACCGACAGAGGCTACGTGTTGGAGAAGGGAAAGATCGTGCTCAGAGGGAGAAGCTCTGATCTTGCCCGGGATGATCACGTGAGGAAGGTATACCTGGGGATTTAG
- a CDS encoding branched-chain amino acid ABC transporter permease yields the protein MANPETEQTLSTRISAGLTSPAGITITATIVVAVLAAMDKGSYIIVNAIVTGGMWALVAMGLALVFGVMNIVSFVHGEFFMIGGLAAYFVFTPFTDYIAASPYSVLAAVAPLIAMFTAAGVGALVGMLCEWVVFRPLRTRSREQWVMNSFVITVGMSVFIVNSTQLIFGTDFRGIVSYWYYPTISFFDVYVSFDRFLVFLLAMLVMGGFWGFMKFSKTGRAIRAVSQDETGARMVGININGIQTLTLALSSAFAALAGACLLFMYPAYPTVGLGPLYNSWFIVILAGMGNVGGAAVGGFIVALFQVLTTVYVGEGWDYAIPAAFIVLILLLRPSGIFGSEVRGILNQ from the coding sequence ATGGCAAATCCTGAGACAGAACAAACCCTTTCCACACGCATTTCAGCCGGGTTGACATCACCCGCAGGCATCACCATTACGGCTACGATTGTTGTCGCCGTCTTGGCGGCGATGGATAAGGGTTCGTACATAATCGTGAATGCCATCGTCACCGGAGGGATGTGGGCCTTGGTGGCCATGGGTCTGGCTCTGGTCTTCGGCGTGATGAATATCGTCAGCTTCGTCCACGGGGAGTTTTTCATGATCGGCGGGCTGGCGGCCTACTTTGTCTTTACTCCATTTACGGATTACATTGCAGCGAGTCCTTACTCGGTCTTGGCGGCGGTGGCCCCTCTGATAGCCATGTTCACTGCTGCGGGTGTGGGGGCCTTGGTCGGAATGCTCTGTGAATGGGTGGTGTTCCGTCCCCTCCGGACCAGGAGCCGCGAGCAGTGGGTGATGAACTCCTTTGTGATCACCGTGGGCATGTCGGTATTCATCGTGAACAGCACCCAGTTGATTTTCGGCACGGACTTTAGAGGCATAGTCAGTTACTGGTACTATCCGACCATCTCCTTTTTTGACGTCTATGTCTCTTTCGATCGGTTCCTTGTGTTTCTCCTGGCAATGCTGGTTATGGGGGGATTTTGGGGCTTCATGAAATTCTCGAAGACCGGCCGCGCGATCCGCGCGGTTTCACAGGACGAGACAGGGGCACGGATGGTCGGCATCAACATCAACGGTATCCAGACCCTGACTCTTGCTCTCAGCTCGGCTTTTGCGGCCCTGGCAGGGGCTTGTCTTCTCTTCATGTATCCGGCCTATCCTACAGTCGGTCTTGGACCTCTCTATAATTCCTGGTTTATCGTTATCCTGGCTGGCATGGGGAATGTGGGTGGTGCCGCAGTCGGGGGGTTTATCGTGGCTCTTTTCCAGGTCCTTACCACTGTCTACGTGGGTGAGGGATGGGACTATGCGATTCCCGCTGCCTTCATCGTCCTTATCCTCTTGCTGCGACCTTCAGGGATTTTTGGGAGCGAAGTCAGAGGAATTCTCAACCAGTAG
- a CDS encoding branched-chain amino acid ABC transporter permease has translation MEKNNKRTGVKGVQRILDLAGFTPLGLVCLLVLALLPLIPPFNQEYLVRWMVVGLFMAAQAVAFDFTSGYINIVNFGFAAFVGLGAYTSAILAVRFGLSPWAGMFVGVLPAALVGFLTGVLTLRLRGIFAAVMAWFISLALWGLATKLVFLTEGPLGLNCPTLLRTSSNIPYFYILFVMFMVVYIVLKRVVRSHMGLAFRAIGQNMEAARTSGINPTRYRIINFTLSCAFAGWLGGFYAHYYGILMPDVMHTGKTIEVLVIVYIGGRASLWGGALVAIPFVIATEMVRSVFSQYPGVNLIFYGLFLIVVMIYYPGGAAQLYRSVLERSRSVFVRFWLGPQATVQSD, from the coding sequence GTGGAAAAGAACAACAAGCGTACCGGAGTAAAGGGGGTTCAAAGAATACTCGATCTGGCCGGCTTCACGCCTCTGGGACTGGTTTGTCTCTTGGTGCTCGCCCTTCTCCCTCTGATACCTCCTTTTAACCAGGAGTATCTGGTGCGGTGGATGGTGGTGGGGCTTTTTATGGCCGCCCAGGCTGTGGCTTTCGATTTTACGAGTGGGTACATCAATATCGTGAATTTTGGTTTTGCCGCGTTCGTGGGGCTAGGCGCTTACACCTCGGCGATCCTGGCGGTGAGATTCGGCCTCTCACCGTGGGCCGGGATGTTCGTGGGTGTGCTGCCCGCCGCGCTTGTCGGTTTTCTGACCGGCGTGCTTACCCTGCGGCTGCGGGGTATATTCGCCGCAGTTATGGCCTGGTTTATCAGCCTGGCCCTGTGGGGGTTGGCGACAAAGCTCGTCTTCCTGACCGAAGGTCCCCTCGGGTTGAACTGCCCCACCCTGCTGAGGACCTCGTCGAACATACCGTACTTCTACATCCTTTTTGTCATGTTCATGGTCGTATACATCGTCCTGAAACGGGTGGTTCGTTCTCACATGGGGCTGGCCTTTCGAGCTATAGGCCAGAACATGGAGGCTGCACGAACCTCTGGAATCAATCCGACCCGCTACCGCATCATCAATTTCACCCTTTCCTGTGCCTTTGCAGGCTGGCTCGGGGGTTTCTATGCCCATTACTACGGGATCCTCATGCCTGACGTGATGCACACGGGCAAAACCATCGAGGTCCTGGTGATTGTCTATATCGGGGGGAGGGCGAGTCTTTGGGGTGGCGCTCTTGTGGCGATCCCGTTCGTTATTGCCACCGAGATGGTCCGGTCTGTTTTCTCCCAGTACCCGGGCGTCAATCTGATCTTCTACGGCCTTTTCCTGATCGTGGTGATGATATACTATCCCGGGGGTGCAGCTCAGCTCTACCGAAGCGTTCTTGAACGGTCCCGGAGTGTGTTCGTCAGGTTCTGGCTCGGTCCTCAGGCCACGGTCCAATCCGACTAA
- a CDS encoding (2Fe-2S)-binding protein, which yields MRVLDHPILGPLTPGRRVAFSFEGRRLYGIEGEPIAAALAASGIRLLRRTADRGQPRGVFCAMGLCTDCMVVVNGRPKVRACVTPLEEGMDIRMEVPEVVAHD from the coding sequence CTGCGAGTTCTGGATCATCCGATACTGGGTCCTCTGACCCCGGGGCGGAGGGTCGCCTTCTCCTTTGAAGGGCGTAGACTCTACGGGATAGAGGGCGAACCCATAGCAGCGGCACTGGCCGCTTCGGGAATCAGGCTGTTGCGGCGTACGGCGGACCGCGGCCAGCCTCGTGGGGTCTTCTGTGCCATGGGGCTCTGTACGGACTGTATGGTGGTTGTCAACGGCCGGCCGAAGGTGCGTGCCTGTGTGACGCCCCTAGAGGAAGGAATGGATATAAGGATGGAGGTACCTGAGGTGGTCGCCCATGATTGA
- a CDS encoding FAD-dependent oxidoreductase, with the protein MIEVPAAIIGAGPAGLSAAIELARAGVETLVIDENDRPGGQLVKQIHRFFGSRHEMAGMRGFEIGEALFSEAERLGVRFMLNTAAYGIFKESGQLGIHDRRDDLLGLVKAERLILATGARENPLWFPGWTLPGVMGAGAFQTMVNVHRVMPGRRIVVVGSGNVGLIVAFQALQAGIEVAAVCEALPRLGGWEVHGAKLRRQGVPILLSTTVERALGDEEVRGVVLVRLDKDGRPEPGERRVLEVDAICLAVGLSPLAELAWMAGCRCVFSNELGGWLPAHDEWMRTSIETLWVAGDLAGVEEASTAMEEGRLAGLGVSRSLGALDRRAAVLRGRKIRARLEELREGSCGKYRKTAKAALVKGGEPGSHRSSLVPGRTDEPAEDEMVCRCEEVPRALIARAIREGARTVDAVKRRTRAGMGLCQGRTCRGLVSRLITEVSGEPPRNLVPPTVRPPVRPLPMEGLVKGEDLL; encoded by the coding sequence ATGATTGAGGTGCCTGCAGCGATTATAGGGGCAGGACCCGCCGGGCTTTCAGCCGCAATAGAACTGGCAAGAGCTGGGGTGGAGACCCTGGTCATCGACGAAAACGACCGGCCTGGTGGTCAACTCGTAAAGCAGATCCACAGGTTCTTCGGTTCCCGGCACGAGATGGCAGGCATGCGCGGATTCGAGATCGGAGAGGCACTCTTCTCGGAGGCTGAGAGGCTCGGTGTCAGATTCATGTTGAATACGGCTGCATACGGGATCTTCAAGGAGAGTGGACAGCTCGGGATACATGACCGCAGGGATGATCTCTTGGGGTTGGTGAAGGCAGAGAGGCTGATTCTTGCCACGGGAGCCAGGGAGAATCCCCTCTGGTTTCCCGGCTGGACTCTGCCCGGTGTGATGGGGGCAGGGGCCTTTCAGACGATGGTCAATGTTCACCGGGTCATGCCCGGGAGAAGAATAGTGGTCGTCGGTTCGGGCAATGTGGGCCTTATCGTGGCCTTTCAGGCTCTCCAGGCAGGGATCGAGGTGGCGGCGGTCTGCGAGGCCCTGCCCAGGTTGGGTGGATGGGAGGTCCACGGGGCCAAGCTCAGGCGCCAGGGTGTGCCGATCCTGCTGAGCACCACGGTGGAGCGTGCCCTTGGCGATGAGGAGGTACGGGGAGTGGTCCTGGTTCGCCTGGACAAGGACGGAAGGCCCGAGCCCGGAGAACGTCGAGTTCTGGAAGTCGATGCGATCTGTCTTGCCGTCGGGCTTTCGCCTCTTGCCGAACTCGCATGGATGGCCGGGTGCAGGTGTGTTTTCTCGAACGAGTTGGGGGGATGGCTCCCTGCTCATGACGAGTGGATGCGGACCAGTATCGAAACCCTGTGGGTGGCAGGTGATCTTGCGGGGGTCGAGGAGGCGAGCACGGCCATGGAAGAGGGGAGGCTTGCAGGTCTCGGCGTGAGTCGGTCCCTCGGCGCCCTCGACAGGCGGGCGGCGGTCCTCAGAGGTCGCAAGATCAGGGCCCGCCTCGAAGAGTTGCGGGAGGGATCTTGCGGGAAGTACCGGAAAACGGCAAAGGCGGCCCTGGTGAAAGGTGGAGAACCTGGATCTCACAGGTCCTCCCTGGTACCGGGCCGGACTGATGAACCCGCTGAGGACGAAATGGTTTGTCGGTGTGAAGAGGTGCCGAGGGCGCTGATTGCCCGGGCGATAAGAGAGGGAGCCAGAACCGTGGACGCGGTCAAACGTCGGACCAGGGCGGGAATGGGACTCTGCCAGGGAAGGACCTGCAGGGGCCTGGTGTCCCGGTTGATTACGGAGGTGAGCGGGGAGCCGCCCCGGAACCTCGTTCCACCCACCGTCCGTCCGCCGGTCCGTCCCCTGCCGATGGAGGGCCTTGTGAAAGGGGAGGATCTCCTGTGA
- a CDS encoding FAD-binding oxidoreductase codes for MKERAQVVIIGGGVVGCSLALSLARRISGVVVLEREGIGSQASGSNYGMVWQQTRLAGFDLDMARRSLRMYRELVSEEFDIDIEYEERGGMTVFHTPEQKAVMEVVVRQKRDQGIPVRLIDGREARELEPELSPEVVGSTYCAEEAQLNPILTTLAFARAAARRGADIRTGIEVRGIRVERGRVRAVLTGLGEIEAQWVVNAAGPWSRQVAAMAGIDLPVFPQRLESLVTERLSRRLISRVLQGGREVTAEEVESPEKVLSFALELPPGAGEESLPREPLDRSIFPFLKPTVSKNVVIGTTSEFVGHDKGVLPRALHLMAKKAVQIVPALKDARIIRTWANFVPFTFDSLPILGKVPGVDGFILACGHAHALSHVPPTAEALAHLIIDGKADIPIEDASIERFTGREGQGTPAQPGGVS; via the coding sequence GTGAAGGAGAGAGCTCAGGTGGTTATCATCGGCGGGGGAGTTGTGGGATGCTCCCTGGCCCTGTCGCTTGCAAGGCGGATCTCCGGAGTTGTGGTGCTGGAAAGGGAAGGAATCGGCTCTCAGGCTTCCGGATCCAACTATGGGATGGTGTGGCAGCAGACCCGTCTGGCCGGCTTTGATTTGGATATGGCTCGCCGTTCCCTCAGGATGTACAGGGAGCTGGTATCGGAGGAGTTCGACATCGATATCGAGTACGAGGAGAGGGGCGGAATGACGGTCTTCCATACCCCGGAGCAGAAGGCGGTGATGGAGGTTGTGGTTCGCCAGAAGAGGGACCAGGGGATACCGGTCAGGCTGATCGACGGCCGGGAGGCCCGTGAGCTTGAGCCTGAGCTTTCTCCTGAGGTGGTTGGGTCCACATACTGTGCCGAGGAGGCCCAGTTGAACCCTATTCTAACGACCCTCGCCTTTGCCCGTGCAGCGGCCCGCCGTGGCGCCGATATAAGGACGGGGATTGAAGTACGGGGGATTCGTGTGGAAAGAGGGCGGGTAAGAGCTGTTCTTACCGGTCTGGGCGAGATAGAGGCGCAATGGGTGGTGAACGCAGCGGGCCCCTGGAGCCGCCAGGTCGCCGCGATGGCCGGGATCGACCTCCCGGTCTTTCCACAGCGGCTGGAGTCTCTGGTGACCGAGCGCCTTTCCCGCCGTTTGATCAGTCGCGTGCTTCAAGGGGGACGGGAGGTGACGGCCGAAGAGGTTGAGTCCCCTGAAAAGGTCTTGAGTTTCGCCCTCGAGCTGCCTCCAGGGGCGGGCGAGGAGTCGCTCCCAAGGGAACCCCTGGACCGCTCGATCTTTCCGTTTCTCAAGCCAACGGTTTCGAAGAACGTGGTTATCGGTACTACCTCGGAATTCGTAGGCCACGACAAAGGCGTTCTCCCCCGGGCCTTGCATCTCATGGCCAAGAAGGCCGTCCAGATCGTTCCTGCACTGAAAGATGCCAGGATCATCCGAACCTGGGCGAACTTCGTCCCTTTCACCTTCGATTCCCTGCCGATTCTCGGCAAGGTTCCCGGGGTGGACGGCTTCATCCTGGCCTGTGGCCACGCCCATGCCCTCTCCCACGTGCCTCCCACGGCCGAGGCCCTCGCCCACCTGATCATTGACGGTAAGGCAGACATCCCCATCGAGGATGCGAGCATCGAACGGTTCACTGGCCGGGAAGGGCAGGGAACTCCGGCCCAACCGGGTGGAGTTTCCTGA
- a CDS encoding sigma 54-interacting transcriptional regulator translates to MESRGVLSLSSLFDSVHNGMVGVDRAGIIAYFNPSAERIFRVGREEALGRSVLDVLPGIGQKLIECVETGTSFHGENLSDGEIHLVANVDPVFGDGEIVGAASIFHEFSEIERISGELDTYKKMAKQLDAIIESSYDGIWVCDGNGVTVRVNRAACELDDVRIEDVIGKRVKDLVENGLFDRSVTLEVLETKRPVTLIQELKGGRKALATGSPVFDEDGEILFVVINVRDITEIQRLTTLLEETRELSERYSSELRELKLLGFEEKNIVAHSEEMRRVLRTATRIARVDATVLLAGESGVGKNMIAELIHRLSDRKDGPFIQIACAAIPEPLLESELFGYEKGAFTGAKETGKAGLFELAGKGTLFLDEISEISLSVQVKLLRFLEDKQITRLGGTRPKSIDSRIIAASNRELKELVSRGLFREDLYYRLNTFPIHIPPLRERKSDVLPLIQFFLNRFNQKYGLKKTLSRDVLRALLDYSYPGNVRELSSLLENLVLISEGPRVETGDLPGYILEDRRSGELSLEADCSLQEMLERYESRIVEEAAKRYRSTRSIARALKTSHSSVVRRMQKYGIRKA, encoded by the coding sequence TTGGAGTCGAGAGGTGTTTTGAGCTTGTCTTCCCTTTTTGATTCGGTCCACAACGGCATGGTGGGTGTGGACAGAGCGGGGATCATCGCCTATTTCAATCCCTCTGCTGAGCGGATCTTTCGGGTCGGGCGCGAGGAAGCCCTGGGACGGTCTGTTCTCGACGTGCTCCCCGGTATAGGGCAGAAGTTGATCGAGTGTGTGGAGACGGGGACATCGTTCCACGGGGAGAACTTGTCGGACGGGGAAATCCACCTCGTTGCTAACGTAGATCCCGTGTTCGGGGATGGCGAGATTGTAGGTGCGGCCAGCATATTCCACGAGTTCTCGGAGATCGAGCGGATTTCCGGGGAGCTCGACACGTACAAGAAGATGGCCAAGCAGCTGGACGCCATCATCGAGTCCTCCTACGACGGCATTTGGGTCTGCGATGGGAATGGAGTCACCGTAAGAGTGAACAGGGCGGCATGCGAGTTGGACGATGTGAGGATAGAGGATGTTATCGGCAAGAGAGTCAAGGACCTGGTGGAGAATGGGCTTTTTGACCGATCCGTGACCCTGGAGGTTCTCGAGACCAAGCGACCCGTGACCCTGATCCAGGAGTTGAAGGGCGGCCGGAAGGCGCTTGCCACCGGTAGTCCTGTATTCGACGAGGATGGAGAGATTCTCTTCGTGGTTATCAACGTAAGGGATATCACCGAAATCCAGAGGCTTACCACCCTGCTGGAGGAGACCCGGGAGCTCTCGGAGCGATACTCCTCCGAGCTACGAGAGTTGAAACTATTGGGATTCGAGGAGAAAAACATCGTCGCTCACAGCGAGGAGATGAGGCGTGTTCTCAGAACCGCCACCAGGATCGCCAGAGTCGATGCAACGGTTCTGCTGGCGGGTGAGTCCGGGGTGGGAAAGAACATGATCGCCGAGCTGATTCACCGGCTGAGCGACCGCAAGGACGGTCCTTTTATCCAGATCGCCTGCGCTGCCATCCCTGAACCGCTTCTCGAGTCGGAACTGTTCGGCTACGAGAAGGGGGCTTTTACCGGTGCAAAGGAGACTGGAAAGGCCGGGCTTTTCGAACTGGCTGGAAAGGGGACGCTCTTCCTCGACGAGATCTCCGAGATCTCATTGAGCGTCCAGGTGAAGCTCTTGAGGTTCTTGGAAGACAAACAAATAACGCGCCTGGGAGGGACCCGGCCGAAGTCGATCGACTCCCGGATCATCGCGGCAAGCAACAGGGAACTGAAAGAGCTCGTGTCGAGAGGGCTTTTCAGAGAGGATCTCTACTATCGGTTGAACACCTTTCCCATTCATATTCCGCCTCTGAGGGAGAGAAAGAGCGATGTCCTGCCGTTGATACAGTTTTTTCTGAACAGGTTCAATCAGAAATACGGCCTGAAAAAGACGCTCTCCCGGGATGTTCTCCGGGCTCTGCTCGATTACTCGTATCCGGGCAATGTCCGTGAATTGAGCAGCCTCCTGGAAAACCTGGTTCTCATTTCAGAAGGGCCGAGAGTCGAGACAGGAGACTTGCCGGGCTATATCCTAGAGGATCGCCGTAGCGGAGAGCTTAGCCTCGAGGCGGATTGTTCTCTTCAGGAGATGCTCGAGCGATACGAGTCGAGAATAGTCGAGGAGGCGGCCAAGAGGTACAGATCCACTAGAAGTATTGCCAGGGCTCTGAAAACGAGCCACTCCTCGGTCGTCCGGCGAATGCAGAAATACGGCATCAGGAAGGCTTGA
- the argF gene encoding ornithine carbamoyltransferase: MRNRFRGRDFLTLMDFDREEIDDILNVSYDFKMKLARGEPHEYLRGKTVAVVFEKPSTRTRTSFQAAIAHLGAQSFYMRPDEMQLARGEPIKDTARVIDRYCDALVMRTFGQDRLEEFARYMKNPVINALSDLTHPCQGLADLLTIREKKGGLKGLKLAYAGDIFNVCHSLMVGGGLMGFDVYVAGPEGYGPNPKVRQFAEEAAGRGGTRIVFTRDLKEALKDADVVYANTWHSMGAAEKEKEKRVRDFGPYQINEEAVEVAASDFIFMHCLPGYRGEEMTDGIVEGPHSVVWDQAENRMHTEKALMALLIG, encoded by the coding sequence ATGAGAAACAGATTCAGAGGCAGGGATTTCTTGACACTCATGGATTTCGACAGGGAGGAGATAGACGACATCTTGAACGTCTCTTACGATTTCAAGATGAAGCTGGCCCGTGGGGAGCCCCATGAGTATCTCCGCGGCAAGACCGTGGCGGTGGTTTTCGAGAAGCCTTCGACCAGGACCAGGACGTCTTTTCAGGCCGCGATCGCCCATCTCGGAGCCCAGAGCTTCTACATGCGTCCTGACGAAATGCAGTTGGCCCGCGGGGAGCCCATAAAAGACACGGCCCGGGTGATCGACCGCTACTGTGACGCCTTGGTCATGAGGACCTTCGGTCAGGACCGCCTCGAGGAATTCGCCCGGTACATGAAGAACCCGGTGATCAACGCCCTTTCTGACCTCACCCATCCCTGTCAGGGATTGGCCGATCTGCTGACAATACGGGAGAAGAAGGGTGGCCTGAAGGGTTTGAAACTGGCCTATGCAGGCGACATCTTCAATGTCTGTCATTCCCTGATGGTCGGAGGCGGCCTGATGGGTTTTGACGTCTATGTGGCAGGTCCCGAGGGATACGGGCCGAATCCGAAGGTCAGGCAGTTTGCCGAGGAAGCTGCGGGACGGGGTGGGACGAGGATCGTCTTCACCCGTGATTTGAAAGAGGCCTTGAAGGATGCTGACGTGGTGTATGCCAACACCTGGCATAGTATGGGAGCCGCGGAGAAGGAGAAAGAGAAGCGGGTCAGGGATTTCGGCCCTTATCAGATCAACGAGGAGGCGGTGGAGGTCGCCGCGTCGGACTTCATCTTCATGCACTGTCTTCCCGGGTATCGAGGGGAGGAGATGACGGATGGGATCGTAGAGGGTCCCCATTCGGTTGTATGGGATCAGGCAGAAAACCGGATGCACACCGAGAAGGCCCTAATGGCCCTGCTGATCGGGTGA